One Peterkaempfera bronchialis DNA window includes the following coding sequences:
- a CDS encoding GNAT family N-acetyltransferase, translating to MNAVWPVTLTEGDLGLRPIRVRDQKAWREVSSRNRDWLRRWEATVPPPPPGRLAGPRPTFRQMVRYLRAEASAGRMLPFAVTYRGRLVGQLTVGGITWGSMCSANIGYWIDEAVAGQGIMPTAVALAADHCFRALGLHRIEVCIRPENTPSRRVVEKLGFRQEGLRTRYLHIDGDWRDHLVYVLTAEEVPEGLLNRWRAAVSDRRHN from the coding sequence CTGAACGCCGTCTGGCCTGTCACCCTCACCGAGGGCGACCTCGGCCTGCGGCCGATCAGGGTCCGCGACCAGAAGGCATGGCGGGAGGTCAGCAGCCGCAACCGGGACTGGCTGCGGCGCTGGGAGGCGACCGTTCCGCCGCCCCCGCCGGGGCGTCTGGCCGGACCCCGGCCCACCTTCCGTCAGATGGTCCGCTATCTGCGGGCGGAGGCATCGGCGGGCCGGATGCTGCCCTTCGCGGTCACCTACCGAGGCCGCCTGGTCGGCCAGTTGACCGTCGGCGGCATCACCTGGGGTTCGATGTGCTCGGCCAACATCGGGTACTGGATCGACGAGGCGGTGGCCGGTCAGGGCATCATGCCGACCGCCGTCGCCCTCGCCGCCGACCACTGCTTCCGGGCGCTCGGGCTGCACCGCATCGAGGTCTGCATCCGCCCCGAGAACACGCCCAGCCGCCGGGTGGTGGAGAAACTCGGATTCCGCCAGGAGGGCCTGCGTACCCGCTATCTGCACATCGACGGCGACTGGCGCGACCACCTGGTCTATGTGCTGACTGCGGAGGAGGTGCCGGAGGGCCTGCTCAACCGTTGGCGGGCGGCCGTATCCGATCGGCGCCATAATTGA
- the sepX gene encoding divisome protein SepX/GlpR codes for MSSSGLIYAVIVGAWAAYLVPMWLRRQDELNEARPTERFSTAIRLLSGRAAMERRITRSLDDRNDETPAGEAGDPSGVPPEAPVPAPEPELVSAAAPEPAPAPPVPAPRPTRAEREARAGAQRRAKLLARRRRMVTVLFIAFSLGAIVAGVGGLAFLWAPAVPAVLLSLYIGRLRRQERLRYEVKLDRRRAAEAAQRLRERERQRRRSEQSAAPQPQPPQRPQPHQSRQSHQSRQPHQGRRPARPARAARQPRPAEAPQEPPADAPAPAAECQALVEATDHEEWVDGLRERSADPDSWDPVPVPLPTYVTAPVAPRSTGALDLNAPDAWSAGRVATPPPTAAPQRDRTPLFDQYADPESAVADHPRPRAANE; via the coding sequence GTGAGCAGTAGCGGCCTCATCTACGCGGTGATCGTAGGGGCCTGGGCTGCCTATCTGGTGCCGATGTGGCTCCGCAGGCAGGACGAGCTCAATGAAGCGCGCCCGACGGAACGCTTCAGCACCGCCATTCGCCTGCTGTCGGGGCGGGCGGCGATGGAGCGTCGCATCACCCGGTCCCTGGACGATCGGAACGACGAAACCCCCGCCGGGGAGGCGGGGGATCCCTCCGGTGTGCCCCCCGAGGCCCCGGTCCCGGCGCCGGAACCCGAGCTGGTGTCCGCAGCGGCACCGGAACCCGCGCCCGCGCCCCCCGTCCCGGCACCCCGCCCGACCCGCGCCGAGCGCGAGGCCCGGGCCGGAGCGCAGCGGCGTGCCAAGCTGCTCGCCCGCCGCCGCCGGATGGTCACGGTGCTCTTCATCGCCTTCAGCCTGGGCGCGATCGTCGCCGGCGTCGGCGGCCTGGCCTTCCTCTGGGCCCCGGCGGTCCCCGCCGTACTGCTCTCCCTCTACATCGGACGGCTGCGCCGCCAGGAGCGCCTGCGGTACGAGGTGAAGCTGGACCGCCGCCGCGCCGCCGAGGCGGCCCAGCGGCTGCGCGAACGCGAGCGGCAGCGCCGCCGGTCGGAGCAGTCCGCCGCACCGCAGCCCCAGCCGCCGCAGCGCCCCCAGCCGCACCAGAGCCGCCAGTCGCACCAGAGCCGTCAGCCGCACCAGGGCCGCCGCCCGGCCCGCCCGGCCCGCGCGGCCCGTCAGCCCCGCCCGGCCGAGGCTCCCCAGGAGCCCCCGGCGGACGCCCCCGCCCCCGCTGCGGAGTGCCAGGCCCTGGTCGAGGCCACCGACCACGAGGAGTGGGTGGACGGCCTGCGCGAGCGGTCCGCCGACCCCGACTCCTGGGATCCGGTCCCGGTTCCGCTGCCCACCTATGTCACCGCCCCGGTCGCCCCCCGCAGCACCGGCGCGCTGGACCTCAACGCCCCCGACGCCTGGAGCGCCGGCCGGGTCGCCACCCCGCCGCCGACCGCCGCCCCGCAGCGCGACCGCACCCCCCTCTTCGACCAGTACGCCGACCCCGAATCGGCCGTCGCCGACCACCCCCGCCCCCGCGCCGCCAACGAGTAA
- a CDS encoding GNAT family N-acetyltransferase: MSTSVRVHAEEAGAAHPGYVVRPATRSDVDGARSVMLDTVYGDLRSGYVPRWHADIIDPEGVYLAPPRHTLLVAEYEGEVVATAGVRSHGPAHPPNPRWLAERYPSGGTAQLCRVYVRAEHRRRGLARRLVADLLDFAAADGGYRAAYLHTDPSVPGAEPFWRSLGRVVCDERELPGGGQGIVHFELPMPAV, encoded by the coding sequence ATGTCGACGTCAGTCCGCGTACACGCTGAGGAAGCCGGGGCCGCGCACCCCGGATATGTGGTGCGGCCGGCGACCCGGTCGGACGTGGACGGCGCGCGCAGCGTGATGCTCGACACCGTGTACGGGGACCTGCGCTCGGGCTATGTGCCGCGCTGGCACGCGGACATCATCGACCCCGAGGGCGTCTACCTCGCCCCGCCCCGGCACACCCTGCTGGTGGCGGAGTACGAGGGCGAGGTAGTGGCCACCGCCGGGGTGCGGTCGCACGGCCCGGCGCACCCGCCGAACCCCCGGTGGCTGGCCGAGCGCTACCCCTCCGGCGGCACCGCGCAGCTCTGCCGGGTCTATGTCCGCGCCGAGCACCGCAGGCGCGGGCTGGCCCGGCGGCTGGTGGCCGACCTGCTGGACTTCGCCGCCGCCGACGGCGGCTATCGGGCCGCCTATCTGCACACCGACCCGTCGGTGCCCGGCGCCGAGCCGTTCTGGCGCTCCCTGGGGCGGGTGGTCTGCGATGAGCGGGAGCTGCCGGGCGGCGGGCAGGGCATTGTGCACTTCGAGTTGCCGATGCCCGCCGTCTGA
- a CDS encoding ABC transporter substrate-binding protein codes for MRPRNPAVPRRLAASLLLLPLLTGCFAAGSGSADPAAGDGGSGSGARLRVAMAFPPAERMSPYGDDGVLLSRLAVTEGLTSLDTDGAAAPALAASWKRDGDRDWTFTLRQAAFQDGTEVTAENAAAALRRATEADPAPRALSGVDLQVEAAGPRTLRITTAAPDPILPQRLANPSLAVLSPKAYGADGRVDPAGHATGPFTLTRLDGTRSATLQRFDRYWGSGAEAAGIDVQFVADGTARANALRSGAVDVAEAVPVAQVPLLADGTAREVPTVRTSGLYLNTRKGAFKDPALRAAARAAIRPAELARGVYEGHADPGQGLFGPAVAWAEGKRVQPTGRARPAEADTVHGRSIVLATYSNRPELPETAAVLQQQLRKAGFTVRLEVREYSRIESDALAGAFDAFILPRAALLDTGDPVSFLASDFTCGSSFNLAQLCDKTVDAAVASAAAIGSTGARQDAVMRAEAAVLATDAMVPLVHQRVVQGVAAGVRGVLLDPYERTLVGTGTHR; via the coding sequence ATGAGACCGAGGAACCCCGCCGTGCCGCGCCGCCTCGCCGCCAGCCTTCTGCTGCTGCCCCTGCTCACCGGCTGCTTCGCCGCCGGTTCCGGCAGCGCCGACCCCGCCGCCGGAGACGGAGGCAGCGGCAGCGGCGCCCGGCTGCGCGTGGCCATGGCGTTCCCGCCCGCCGAGCGGATGTCCCCGTACGGCGACGACGGCGTGCTGCTGAGTCGGCTGGCCGTCACCGAGGGGCTCACCTCGCTCGACACCGACGGCGCCGCCGCCCCCGCGCTCGCCGCCTCCTGGAAGCGCGACGGCGACCGGGACTGGACCTTCACCCTGCGCCAGGCGGCCTTCCAGGACGGCACCGAGGTCACCGCCGAGAACGCCGCCGCCGCGCTGCGCCGCGCCACCGAGGCCGACCCCGCGCCGCGCGCCCTCAGCGGGGTCGACCTGCAGGTCGAGGCGGCCGGTCCCCGCACCCTGCGGATCACCACCGCCGCCCCCGACCCGATACTGCCGCAGCGGCTCGCCAACCCCTCGCTGGCGGTCCTCTCCCCGAAGGCGTACGGCGCGGACGGCCGGGTGGACCCCGCCGGGCACGCCACCGGCCCGTTCACCCTCACCCGGCTCGACGGCACCCGCTCCGCCACCCTCCAGCGCTTCGACCGCTACTGGGGGTCCGGGGCCGAGGCCGCCGGGATCGATGTGCAGTTCGTCGCCGACGGCACCGCCCGCGCCAATGCGCTGCGCAGCGGCGCCGTGGACGTGGCCGAGGCGGTGCCCGTCGCCCAGGTGCCGCTGCTGGCCGACGGCACCGCCCGCGAGGTGCCCACCGTGCGCACCAGCGGCCTCTACCTCAACACCCGCAAGGGCGCCTTCAAGGACCCGGCGCTGCGCGCCGCCGCCCGCGCCGCCATCCGCCCCGCCGAACTCGCCCGGGGCGTCTACGAGGGGCACGCCGACCCCGGTCAGGGCCTCTTCGGCCCGGCCGTGGCCTGGGCGGAGGGCAAGCGCGTCCAGCCGACCGGACGCGCCCGCCCGGCCGAAGCCGACACCGTGCACGGCCGCAGCATCGTGCTCGCCACCTACAGCAACCGCCCCGAACTGCCCGAGACCGCCGCCGTGCTCCAGCAACAGTTGCGGAAGGCGGGGTTCACCGTGCGGCTGGAGGTCCGGGAGTACTCCCGCATCGAGTCGGACGCCCTGGCCGGGGCCTTTGACGCCTTCATCCTGCCGCGCGCCGCCCTGCTGGACACCGGAGACCCGGTCTCCTTCCTGGCCAGCGACTTCACCTGCGGCTCCAGCTTCAACCTCGCCCAGCTCTGCGACAAGACGGTGGATGCCGCCGTGGCGAGTGCGGCGGCCATCGGCTCCACCGGGGCCCGGCAGGACGCGGTGATGCGGGCCGAGGCCGCCGTCCTGGCCACCGACGCCATGGTGCCGCTGGTGCACCAGCGGGTGGTGCAGGGCGTCGCCGCCGGGGTGCGGGGCGTGCTGCTGGACCCGTATGAGCGGACGCTGGTGGGCACCGGCACCCACCGCTGA